From a region of the Teredinibacter turnerae genome:
- a CDS encoding TonB-dependent receptor: MSNSGTKSNTCALALAVAGALGGQAAHGDDAQTDADKSIETVVVVGRSTNTEITPMELEKQQANDLADVFRHIPAVTVGGSLGIAQKVYIRGMEDTLLNITVDGAPQTSTLFHHIGRVSIEPELLQKVEVQAGAGEATSGAGAIGGTIRFNTKSARDLLERGETVGAMVKGNYFSNNGYKGSASVYSQVGAGLGVLASYTAVERDNMEDGNGDEIRATDADQSLAFVKLDSQIADSHRMTLSYEAREETGLLGRRPNWVVTQEEPLYPMEGERNTLVFNYTGRVSAALNVEATLYDTTSDLVQDGPYGLYNGQTQSTGFDIRNSSHLGTHTLTYGIEAREDTVEAGPADDETLQMYLDEGWDTFVSESGSVLGVYAQNHWQITAPLLLSFGLRYDSYSLEQENYNAEIDSSGVSANIGFSYALTPDLKLVAGHAQALRGKEIGDSFTLSDSTIDPDLEPETVENNEVGIEYNSQVVAASAAVYQSTISDVIYDQTGGPIYYENIGEVTSSGIELKTAFHLDQWYLAASLSMNDTEINGNAIDGYEHNGLGTSRGDTFGLEASYNVNPHWEAGWNFTYVRKLADVEVLHRSVELDWIDNTQYITKPSYKVHDIYLRWTPLNSDALSFNLAVQNLFNEHYRDHSSVADYSHIGGWEIVSGVYEAGRDIRLTASYRF, translated from the coding sequence ATGTCGAATTCCGGGACCAAATCAAACACCTGCGCGTTGGCGCTGGCCGTAGCGGGAGCACTTGGCGGACAAGCCGCTCATGGTGACGACGCGCAGACCGACGCCGACAAATCGATTGAAACCGTCGTGGTGGTCGGTCGTTCAACCAACACCGAAATCACGCCTATGGAATTGGAAAAACAGCAGGCGAACGACCTTGCGGACGTGTTTCGGCACATTCCGGCAGTGACGGTGGGAGGTTCTCTGGGCATCGCCCAGAAGGTGTACATCCGTGGCATGGAAGACACGCTGCTGAATATCACTGTGGATGGGGCGCCGCAAACCAGCACCTTGTTTCACCATATAGGCCGGGTGTCCATTGAGCCTGAGCTGTTGCAAAAGGTGGAGGTTCAGGCGGGCGCTGGCGAAGCCACCAGTGGCGCTGGTGCGATTGGCGGTACCATCCGTTTCAACACGAAAAGTGCGCGTGATCTGCTGGAGCGCGGCGAGACTGTGGGCGCCATGGTGAAAGGTAATTACTTCTCCAACAACGGCTACAAGGGCAGTGCCTCGGTCTACAGTCAAGTTGGTGCTGGCCTGGGTGTGCTCGCATCCTACACCGCCGTTGAAAGGGATAATATGGAAGATGGCAACGGTGATGAAATACGCGCAACCGACGCTGATCAAAGCTTGGCCTTCGTAAAGCTGGACAGCCAAATTGCCGATAGCCATCGCATGACGCTCAGCTATGAAGCGCGCGAAGAAACCGGCCTGCTGGGCCGCAGGCCTAACTGGGTTGTTACCCAGGAGGAGCCCCTCTACCCAATGGAGGGGGAGCGCAATACCCTGGTGTTCAACTACACCGGTCGGGTGAGTGCCGCGTTGAATGTCGAAGCCACGCTCTACGACACCACCTCCGACCTGGTCCAGGACGGTCCTTATGGCCTGTATAACGGGCAGACCCAGTCTACAGGTTTTGACATCCGCAACAGCTCACACCTCGGCACGCACACTCTGACTTACGGTATCGAAGCTCGCGAGGACACCGTGGAGGCCGGCCCAGCCGATGATGAAACGCTGCAAATGTATCTGGATGAAGGTTGGGATACTTTTGTGAGTGAAAGTGGTTCTGTGCTGGGTGTGTATGCGCAAAACCACTGGCAAATCACCGCTCCCCTGTTGCTCAGTTTTGGTCTCAGGTACGACAGTTATTCGCTGGAACAGGAAAACTACAACGCGGAAATCGACAGTAGCGGCGTGAGTGCCAATATTGGCTTCAGCTACGCCCTGACGCCAGACCTGAAACTGGTTGCCGGCCACGCCCAGGCGTTGCGCGGCAAGGAAATCGGTGATTCATTTACCCTCTCCGATTCCACCATCGACCCCGACCTGGAACCGGAAACTGTTGAGAACAACGAGGTGGGAATTGAGTACAACAGCCAGGTGGTGGCCGCCAGCGCCGCAGTCTATCAGAGCACCATTAGCGATGTGATTTACGACCAGACTGGTGGCCCCATCTATTACGAAAATATCGGTGAAGTGACATCCAGTGGTATTGAACTGAAAACCGCGTTTCATCTGGATCAGTGGTACTTAGCCGCCAGCCTGAGCATGAACGATACCGAAATCAACGGCAACGCCATTGATGGTTACGAGCACAATGGTCTGGGGACCTCCCGTGGCGACACCTTCGGCCTGGAGGCGAGCTACAATGTTAATCCACACTGGGAGGCCGGCTGGAATTTTACCTACGTGCGAAAACTGGCCGATGTCGAGGTGCTGCACCGGTCCGTCGAATTGGATTGGATCGACAACACGCAATACATCACCAAACCCAGCTACAAAGTACACGATATTTATCTGCGTTGGACGCCGCTCAACAGCGATGCGCTGTCTTTTAATCTGGCGGTGCAAAACCTGTTCAACGAGCATTACCGCGACCACTCCAGCGTTGCAGACTACAGCCATATCGGCGGCTGGGAGATTGTCTCGGGGGTGTACGAAGCGGGCCGCGATATCCGTTTAACCGCCAGCTACCGGTTCTAG
- a CDS encoding DUF3012 domain-containing protein produces MLLRLIGLTMVIGFVSACSPEVGSAKWCNGIEKDDFMELSSDDKKVFQKECVLNGKKTK; encoded by the coding sequence ATGTTGTTAAGATTAATTGGCCTCACAATGGTTATCGGTTTTGTAAGCGCCTGCAGCCCGGAAGTAGGCAGCGCTAAGTGGTGCAACGGTATAGAAAAAGATGACTTTATGGAACTGTCCTCGGATGACAAAAAAGTCTTCCAAAAAGAGTGCGTACTAAACGGTAAAAAGACCAAATAA
- a CDS encoding response regulator: MAAINRILIVDDDGFMRKVLVRAVSNRFEVETAADGQDGIAKAQSWKPDLILLDVEMPGRNGYEVCDFLKHQDATAHIPVIFLSSLSSVRERMLGFEVGADDFLVKPCSAELLNAKLDKMSDYMEQRVQLESSYQTAQNTALEALAASAELGKAVRFVERSYQVPSLTKLAEELASNLRDMQLSASLMLISRHDNQFACTKGTSVAPLERDLLAMLHSEKRFIDFGCRTQVNYPRVAILVKNMPLEDRNRYGRLKDVLPFILGAVDAKVRVIDAEQSFTKQNLELGNAVDSVRNSLTLISDMLEKNQSVVGDIMSSLNTGLSLELHRLGLEEDQENYILDQFDDAAQSVHQTLVRGSHILDDLEAVAHKLEQLAVNQHQTITETLAVKDSDELDPSGDVELF; the protein is encoded by the coding sequence ATGGCAGCAATAAACCGCATCCTGATCGTCGATGACGATGGATTCATGCGCAAAGTTTTGGTTAGAGCCGTATCCAACCGCTTTGAGGTGGAAACTGCCGCAGACGGTCAAGACGGTATCGCCAAAGCGCAATCGTGGAAGCCAGACCTGATCCTGCTGGACGTGGAAATGCCTGGCCGCAATGGCTACGAGGTTTGCGACTTTCTCAAACACCAGGACGCCACCGCCCATATTCCCGTGATCTTTTTGTCGTCCCTTAGCTCGGTGCGCGAGCGCATGCTGGGGTTTGAAGTCGGTGCCGACGATTTTTTGGTGAAGCCCTGCAGTGCAGAACTGCTAAACGCCAAGCTCGATAAAATGAGCGACTACATGGAACAGCGGGTGCAGCTGGAATCGTCGTACCAGACCGCGCAAAACACGGCGTTGGAGGCACTCGCCGCCAGTGCAGAACTGGGCAAGGCCGTGCGCTTTGTGGAGCGCTCTTATCAGGTGCCATCTCTCACCAAACTCGCCGAAGAGCTGGCGTCTAATCTGCGCGACATGCAGCTTTCTGCCTCACTCATGCTTATTTCCCGCCACGACAATCAATTTGCCTGTACCAAAGGTACCAGCGTCGCGCCGCTGGAACGCGACCTGCTCGCCATGCTGCACTCAGAAAAACGTTTTATCGATTTTGGCTGCCGCACTCAGGTTAACTATCCCCGGGTAGCCATCCTGGTAAAAAACATGCCGCTGGAAGACCGCAATCGCTACGGCCGATTAAAAGATGTATTGCCCTTTATCCTGGGCGCGGTCGACGCCAAAGTCCGCGTTATCGATGCGGAACAATCGTTTACCAAACAGAATCTCGAACTGGGCAACGCGGTGGATTCCGTACGCAACTCACTAACACTGATCAGCGACATGCTGGAAAAAAACCAGTCGGTGGTCGGCGATATTATGTCGTCGCTCAATACCGGCCTTTCGCTCGAATTGCACCGCCTGGGGTTAGAGGAAGATCAGGAAAATTACATCCTCGATCAATTCGACGATGCCGCCCAAAGCGTGCATCAAACCCTCGTGCGCGGCAGCCATATTCTCGACGACCTGGAAGCGGTCGCCCACAAATTGGAACAACTCGCCGTGAACCAGCACCAGACAATTACCGAAACACTCGCGGTAAAAGACTCAGACGAGCTGGACCCCTCCGGCGATGTGGAGCTGTTTTAA
- a CDS encoding response regulator transcription factor codes for MADAPHNILIVEDDPLLNQHLSELVAGAGYRVERCFDGASALKAVRCGRHHLMILDLMLPQLDGIALLGHVRKTSLLPVIIVSAKGAEEERIVGLKQGADDYISKPFNATELLLRMEALLRRTQAASAPLKCQISVDSLHLNPSTLEAFIDGRQLELTQIQFTILWQLVSNRGQVLSKAYLYRHALNRSPGTYDRGLDMHLSRVRRKLTDAGWSGHRLQTVHGKGYCLT; via the coding sequence ATGGCAGACGCCCCCCATAACATTTTGATCGTCGAAGACGATCCACTCCTGAATCAGCACTTATCCGAGTTAGTCGCCGGTGCAGGTTATCGTGTTGAACGCTGTTTTGATGGTGCCAGTGCGCTGAAAGCGGTGCGTTGTGGGCGGCACCATTTGATGATTCTGGACTTGATGCTGCCCCAGCTGGATGGCATCGCGTTGCTTGGCCATGTGCGTAAAACCAGCTTATTACCGGTCATTATTGTCAGTGCGAAAGGAGCCGAGGAAGAGCGCATCGTTGGCTTAAAGCAGGGCGCGGACGACTACATATCGAAACCTTTCAATGCCACTGAACTGCTGTTGCGAATGGAGGCCCTGCTGCGACGCACGCAGGCTGCATCTGCCCCGCTAAAATGTCAGATCTCTGTCGACAGCCTGCACCTGAACCCGAGCACCCTGGAAGCGTTTATTGACGGCAGGCAATTGGAGCTCACGCAAATTCAATTCACAATTTTGTGGCAGCTGGTAAGTAACCGCGGCCAGGTATTGAGCAAAGCCTATCTTTACCGACACGCACTCAATCGCTCTCCAGGTACCTACGACCGGGGGCTGGATATGCACCTGAGCCGTGTGCGGCGCAAATTAACCGACGCCGGTTGGAGTGGTCATCGGCTGCAAACAGTTCACGGTAAAGGCTATTGCTTAACGTAA
- a CDS encoding DUF3012 domain-containing protein gives MPLVNEKAYLNSVFLPLASEPAGTGKRVKEILKDVTMYLRTLVLAATAMLLCACGPEVGSEEWCKDMTKKKQQDLTMEEGQAFMKHCVMNKIEVPGM, from the coding sequence ATGCCCCTCGTGAACGAAAAAGCTTATTTAAACAGCGTTTTTCTGCCGCTCGCTTCCGAGCCTGCGGGAACTGGAAAACGTGTTAAGGAAATATTAAAGGATGTAACTATGTATTTGAGAACGCTGGTTCTGGCCGCAACGGCCATGTTGTTGTGTGCGTGTGGCCCGGAAGTGGGCAGTGAAGAATGGTGCAAAGATATGACCAAGAAAAAACAACAAGACCTGACGATGGAAGAAGGTCAGGCGTTCATGAAGCATTGCGTCATGAATAAGATAGAAGTGCCCGGCATGTAA
- a CDS encoding antibiotic biosynthesis monooxygenase family protein, translated as MYIAMNRFKIKPGHEQDFIAIWKDRNSFLETVPGFKEFHLLQGPTTEDYVLFSSHATWESEQHFEDWTKSEAFRKAHANAGARRDIYLGPPQLECFTVVV; from the coding sequence ATGTATATCGCAATGAATCGCTTCAAAATAAAGCCTGGGCACGAGCAGGATTTTATTGCCATTTGGAAAGACAGAAACAGCTTCCTCGAAACCGTACCCGGTTTTAAAGAATTCCACCTGCTGCAAGGCCCAACAACCGAGGACTATGTGCTGTTTTCGTCCCACGCGACCTGGGAGTCGGAACAGCATTTCGAAGATTGGACAAAATCCGAAGCTTTTCGCAAAGCGCACGCCAACGCGGGCGCACGTCGGGATATTTACCTGGGGCCGCCGCAATTAGAGTGCTTCACTGTTGTAGTTTGA
- the acnA gene encoding aconitate hydratase AcnA, producing MRNNTYQVLSTLQVAGETYTYFDITKLPNQSQVQQLPFCLKILLENLLRNQDGENILAADIKQLSTHSAPLQQISFSPARVVLQDFTGVPAIVDLASMRDAVVNLGGDPKHINPIVPVDLVIDHSVMVDAFGSDDALRINTAKEAERNRERYQFLRWGQTAFENFRVVPPGRGIVHQVNLEYLASVVATQKMNGDQLLIPDTLVGTDSHTTMINGLGVLGWGVGGIEAEAAMLGQPISMVVPQVVGFELTGTLPPGATATDLVLRVTEMLRAKGVVGKFVEFYGDGLSTLPLADRATIANMAPEYGATCGIFPIDQEVLNYLALSGRSADHIAKVEAYAKAQTLWREDGQPPAQYDEIIALDMSSVVPSIAGPKRPQDRIALADAAASFNLHLNTSQEPTGNTAAERFADEGGHTAIGTEPPQGAVEVHHEDESFWLKHGDVVIAAITSCTNTSNPAVMLAAGLLAANANRKGLRVQPWVKTSLAPGSQVVTAYLEQAGVMGDLKALGFDVVGYGCTTCIGNSGPLPEPISKAVQDADLTVCSVLSGNRNFEGRIHADVKANYLASPPLVVAYALAGTMAKDLMTEPLGYGPQNEPVFLQDIWPSPQDIADAMSKTLKAELYQSLYRDVFEGREDWQNLDVPEGEIYAWPESTYIKKPPYFDGMQAEIDKPAPVVNAHCLVKLGDSITTDHISPAGAIHPQSPAGKYLVEQGVPPESFNSLGSRRGNHEVMIRGTFANPRLKNQLVPESEGSVTRHIPSGQTMSIYDAAMRYQTEDKDLIVLAGKEYGTGSSRDWAAKGVNLLGVKVVIAESFERIHRSNLVGCGVLPLSFKPGQNAQVLGLKGDETFSFSRFCSRPNSITVTATRRDASAIIFETDVQIATPKEWDYFYHGGILPYVLRSLNNTAHREQQEKAPQLQHETEEEPS from the coding sequence ATGCGAAACAACACATACCAAGTGCTATCGACTCTCCAGGTTGCTGGGGAGACATACACCTATTTTGATATCACCAAATTACCCAACCAGTCGCAGGTACAACAGCTACCCTTTTGTCTGAAAATACTGTTGGAAAACCTGCTGCGCAACCAGGATGGAGAAAACATTCTGGCTGCAGATATCAAACAGCTGAGCACGCACTCAGCGCCATTACAGCAAATATCTTTTTCCCCGGCGCGGGTTGTTTTACAGGATTTTACCGGTGTGCCCGCCATTGTCGATCTCGCCTCCATGCGTGACGCGGTGGTCAACCTGGGTGGCGACCCCAAACACATTAACCCGATAGTGCCTGTCGATCTGGTCATCGACCACTCGGTAATGGTCGACGCGTTTGGCAGCGATGATGCACTGCGTATCAACACCGCGAAAGAAGCAGAGCGCAATCGCGAGCGGTATCAGTTTCTGCGCTGGGGGCAAACCGCGTTCGAAAACTTCCGCGTGGTGCCACCCGGTCGCGGCATTGTGCATCAGGTGAATCTCGAATATCTCGCATCGGTTGTCGCCACCCAAAAGATGAACGGCGACCAGCTGCTGATTCCTGACACCCTGGTAGGCACCGACTCCCACACCACCATGATCAATGGCCTGGGTGTGCTCGGTTGGGGTGTTGGCGGCATTGAGGCCGAAGCAGCGATGCTGGGCCAGCCGATCAGTATGGTGGTGCCGCAGGTGGTCGGTTTCGAACTCACCGGTACCTTGCCCCCAGGCGCAACCGCCACCGACCTGGTATTGCGCGTAACCGAAATGCTGCGGGCGAAAGGTGTGGTGGGGAAATTCGTTGAATTCTACGGCGATGGCCTGTCCACCCTGCCGCTGGCCGATCGCGCGACCATAGCAAACATGGCACCAGAGTACGGCGCCACCTGTGGCATATTCCCGATTGACCAGGAAGTGTTGAACTATCTCGCCTTGAGCGGGCGCTCTGCAGACCACATCGCGAAGGTAGAAGCCTATGCGAAAGCGCAGACTTTATGGCGCGAAGACGGCCAACCCCCTGCCCAGTACGATGAAATTATCGCACTGGATATGAGTAGCGTCGTGCCCAGTATCGCCGGGCCCAAGCGCCCCCAGGATCGCATCGCCCTGGCAGACGCGGCGGCCAGCTTCAACCTGCACCTCAACACCTCCCAGGAACCCACAGGTAATACGGCAGCCGAGCGTTTCGCCGACGAAGGCGGCCACACCGCTATAGGTACAGAGCCGCCCCAGGGCGCGGTGGAGGTTCACCACGAAGACGAAAGCTTCTGGCTAAAACATGGCGATGTGGTTATCGCGGCAATTACCTCCTGTACTAACACCTCCAATCCGGCAGTTATGCTGGCCGCTGGCCTACTCGCCGCTAACGCCAACCGCAAAGGGCTCAGGGTGCAACCCTGGGTTAAAACCTCGCTTGCGCCGGGTTCGCAGGTGGTGACCGCCTACCTGGAGCAAGCCGGTGTTATGGGCGATTTAAAAGCTTTGGGATTTGATGTGGTCGGCTATGGTTGCACCACGTGCATCGGCAACTCTGGCCCGCTGCCCGAGCCGATCAGTAAAGCGGTGCAAGACGCGGATTTAACCGTGTGCTCCGTGCTGTCTGGCAATCGCAACTTCGAAGGACGCATCCACGCCGATGTAAAAGCCAATTACCTTGCCTCGCCACCGCTGGTTGTTGCCTATGCGCTCGCAGGTACCATGGCAAAAGATCTCATGACCGAGCCGCTCGGCTATGGCCCGCAGAACGAACCGGTTTTCTTGCAGGATATTTGGCCCAGCCCGCAGGATATTGCCGATGCAATGAGTAAAACCTTAAAAGCGGAACTCTACCAAAGCCTGTACCGCGATGTGTTTGAAGGCCGTGAAGACTGGCAGAACCTGGATGTGCCCGAGGGCGAAATCTATGCGTGGCCAGAATCCACCTACATCAAAAAGCCCCCGTATTTCGACGGCATGCAGGCGGAAATAGATAAACCGGCCCCCGTAGTTAACGCCCATTGTCTGGTTAAACTGGGCGACTCGATCACCACCGACCATATTTCACCGGCCGGTGCCATCCATCCACAAAGCCCCGCCGGCAAGTACCTCGTGGAACAAGGCGTTCCTCCTGAAAGTTTTAACAGCCTGGGTTCTCGGCGCGGCAACCATGAAGTGATGATTCGCGGAACCTTCGCCAACCCGCGCTTGAAAAACCAGCTGGTGCCGGAGTCGGAAGGCAGCGTGACCCGCCATATTCCAAGCGGGCAAACCATGTCGATCTACGACGCGGCGATGCGCTACCAGACGGAAGACAAGGATCTGATTGTGCTCGCCGGTAAAGAATACGGCACCGGCTCCAGCCGCGATTGGGCAGCAAAAGGCGTGAATCTTCTTGGGGTGAAGGTGGTTATTGCCGAGAGTTTCGAGCGTATCCACCGCTCCAACCTGGTGGGTTGCGGGGTGCTGCCGTTGAGCTTTAAGCCTGGCCAGAATGCACAAGTGCTGGGTTTGAAAGGCGATGAAACCTTCTCGTTCTCGCGCTTTTGTTCGCGCCCCAATTCCATCACGGTAACGGCAACCCGACGGGACGCCAGCGCGATTATTTTTGAAACCGACGTGCAAATCGCAACGCCAAAGGAATGGGATTACTTCTATCACGGCGGCATTCTCCCCTATGTTCTGCGCTCGCTAAACAACACCGCACACCGCGAGCAGCAAGAGAAAGCGCCCCAGTTGCAACACGAAACAGAAGAGGAACCGTCCTGA
- a CDS encoding HAMP domain-containing sensor histidine kinase has product MLNVKRRLFWKLCITFTAGVVALFYLLDFLAVKAEDSMSQIAQKHRAQLLAWAAEAETLFNAGDNAELDRWLAQLQQSEQLQAAVVQFESTLISGGQLEPERYTGFNFGRNVAWPVHLYFDFNPVMEIPFGDGQTSFLVGLPAYMRPGDLWYSTKITLQLILPMVLLAVLSLLVYSHIMRPISQLRRATNAFSHGDFSVRVRTLLGGRNDELADLADTFDYMAQRIGDQIVNQRHLIADLSHELRTPLTRLDIAVDSLNSRPSTENIARVSRESQHIRRLVEDTLTLAWLDNERPRLELEGLDLVDLIDVILGDARFEFPGRLINTALPATARIEQTCHRAVGQALENIIRNALRFTADGGAVQVTLETVGEYYSIHVRDQGPGVPEHQLAQIFQPFFRGDSARLSNHKSFGLGLALAQRQVHIVGGDIVARNAPKGGLCVTIGLPRDGHSAAMGLLGQAK; this is encoded by the coding sequence TTGCTTAACGTAAAACGTCGCCTTTTCTGGAAGCTGTGCATCACCTTCACCGCCGGTGTTGTTGCCCTGTTTTATCTGCTCGATTTCCTCGCGGTAAAAGCCGAGGATTCCATGAGCCAGATTGCGCAAAAACACCGTGCTCAACTGTTGGCCTGGGCCGCCGAGGCCGAAACCTTGTTTAATGCGGGTGATAACGCGGAACTGGACCGTTGGCTCGCGCAACTGCAACAATCAGAGCAACTGCAAGCCGCCGTGGTGCAATTTGAATCCACCTTGATTTCGGGCGGGCAACTTGAACCGGAACGTTATACCGGCTTTAACTTCGGCCGTAATGTGGCGTGGCCTGTACATTTGTACTTCGATTTCAACCCGGTGATGGAAATTCCTTTTGGCGACGGCCAAACCAGTTTTTTGGTTGGTTTGCCCGCGTATATGCGCCCGGGTGATCTGTGGTATAGCACCAAGATCACCTTGCAGCTAATACTACCCATGGTGTTGCTGGCGGTTCTGTCGCTCTTGGTGTACAGCCACATTATGCGCCCGATTAGCCAGCTGCGAAGGGCAACCAACGCGTTCAGTCACGGCGACTTTTCGGTTCGGGTGCGGACGCTGCTGGGCGGTCGTAATGATGAACTGGCGGATCTGGCAGATACCTTCGACTATATGGCGCAGCGCATAGGCGACCAGATTGTCAATCAGCGTCATCTTATTGCCGATTTGTCACACGAACTGCGCACGCCGCTGACCCGTTTGGACATTGCCGTGGACAGCCTCAACAGCCGCCCTAGCACGGAAAATATCGCACGGGTGAGCCGTGAATCTCAGCACATCCGTCGCTTGGTGGAAGATACGCTGACCCTTGCGTGGCTCGACAATGAGCGGCCTCGACTGGAGCTGGAGGGGCTCGATCTGGTAGATCTCATTGATGTCATTCTCGGGGATGCGCGCTTTGAATTTCCGGGGCGCTTAATCAATACTGCGCTGCCCGCCACAGCCCGCATTGAACAGACCTGCCACCGGGCTGTGGGACAGGCACTGGAAAATATTATCCGCAATGCGCTGCGGTTTACCGCCGATGGCGGTGCCGTACAGGTCACTCTCGAGACTGTGGGCGAGTATTACAGTATCCATGTGCGGGACCAGGGCCCGGGTGTACCCGAGCACCAGTTGGCGCAAATCTTTCAACCGTTTTTTCGCGGCGACAGCGCGCGTTTGTCCAATCATAAAAGCTTTGGATTGGGGTTGGCCCTGGCGCAGCGCCAAGTCCATATTGTTGGCGGTGACATTGTTGCCCGCAACGCCCCCAAGGGTGGCTTGTGTGTGACTATCGGTCTTCCTCGAGACGGCCATTCAGCTGCGATGGGACTCCTTGGACAGGCAAAGTGA
- a CDS encoding class II fumarate hydratase, which translates to MPRREKDSLGPVTLPDGALYGAQTQRAVENFPISGLALPRQFLRALGLIKVACAQVNTSHGALETTLGNAIAAAAFEVARGEHDDQFPVDVFQTGSGTSTNMNANEVIASLASNRANIPVHPNDHVNYGQSSNDVIPTAIHVSAALAVSEQLLPALKHLAHILSEKRQAFVGIVKNGRTHLMDAMPVRVDQEWSAWQTLVEQDITRIQQLQPELHALAIGGTAVGTGVNATAEFGPQVAASLSEITGELFTPATNRFAAMSGQATAHALSGHLKTAASNLFKISNDLRWMNSGPLAGLGEITLPALQPGSSIMPGKINPVIPEAVAMVAAQITGNDATVTMAAQAGNFQLNTMLPVIAYNLLQSIELLANGATVLADKALAGTQLNRDTLHTTLAQNPVLVTALNPVIGYEKSAEIAKKAYAENRPVLEVAIEMTDLPREQLAELLDPYRLT; encoded by the coding sequence ATGCCCCGCCGCGAAAAAGACAGCCTAGGGCCGGTAACCCTGCCCGACGGTGCGCTCTACGGCGCACAAACACAGCGCGCGGTGGAAAACTTTCCGATCAGCGGGCTCGCCCTCCCGCGTCAATTCCTGCGCGCGCTCGGCCTTATCAAAGTGGCATGTGCGCAAGTGAATACCAGCCACGGCGCGTTAGAGACTACCCTTGGCAACGCCATCGCAGCCGCCGCCTTCGAGGTGGCGCGCGGCGAGCACGACGATCAATTTCCGGTGGATGTTTTCCAAACCGGCTCTGGCACCAGTACGAACATGAATGCCAACGAAGTCATCGCGAGCCTGGCCAGCAATCGGGCTAATATTCCGGTTCACCCGAACGACCATGTTAACTACGGCCAGAGCTCCAATGACGTTATTCCAACGGCCATTCACGTCAGCGCCGCGCTGGCAGTGAGCGAGCAATTGCTGCCCGCACTGAAACACCTGGCCCACATCCTCAGCGAAAAACGACAGGCATTCGTAGGCATTGTTAAAAACGGACGCACCCATTTAATGGATGCAATGCCGGTGCGCGTCGATCAGGAATGGAGCGCCTGGCAAACGCTCGTAGAACAGGACATCACCCGCATACAGCAACTGCAACCAGAACTACACGCGCTGGCAATAGGCGGCACGGCCGTGGGCACCGGTGTAAACGCCACCGCGGAATTTGGCCCACAGGTGGCAGCCAGTTTGAGTGAAATTACCGGCGAGTTGTTCACCCCGGCGACGAACCGTTTTGCCGCCATGAGTGGGCAAGCCACCGCGCACGCATTGAGTGGGCACCTGAAAACTGCCGCCAGTAACCTGTTTAAAATCAGCAACGATTTGCGCTGGATGAACAGCGGCCCGCTCGCGGGCCTGGGTGAAATTACCCTGCCGGCGCTTCAGCCGGGAAGCAGCATAATGCCAGGCAAGATTAACCCGGTGATCCCGGAAGCCGTCGCAATGGTTGCAGCTCAAATTACCGGTAACGATGCCACTGTCACCATGGCAGCCCAGGCGGGCAATTTTCAGTTAAATACCATGCTGCCTGTTATCGCCTATAACCTGCTGCAAAGCATTGAGCTTCTTGCGAATGGCGCTACAGTACTGGCAGATAAAGCGCTGGCGGGCACCCAACTCAATCGCGACACACTGCACACCACCCTCGCCCAAAACCCGGTGCTTGTCACCGCACTCAACCCGGTAATCGGCTACGAGAAAAGTGCAGAGATTGCCAAAAAAGCGTACGCAGAAAATCGCCCTGTGCTCGAGGTCGCCATCGAGATGACAGACTTGCCGCGCGAACAACTGGCAGAACTGCTGGACCCGTACAGGCTCACCTGA